A part of Saimiri boliviensis isolate mSaiBol1 chromosome 11, mSaiBol1.pri, whole genome shotgun sequence genomic DNA contains:
- the PIK3CD gene encoding phosphatidylinositol 4,5-bisphosphate 3-kinase catalytic subunit delta isoform isoform X4: MPPGVDCPMEFWTKEENQSVVVDFLLPTGVYLNFPVSRNANLSTIKQLLWHRAQYEPLFHMLNGPEAYVFTCINQTAEQQELEDEQRRLCDVQPFLPVLRLVAREGDRVKKLINSQISLLIGKGLHEFDSLCDPEVNDFRTKMCQFCEEAAARRQQLGWEAWLQYSFPLQLEPSARTWGPGTLRLPNRALLVNVKFEGSEESFTFQVSTKDVPLALMACALRKKSTVFRQPLVEQPEDYTLQVNGRHEYLYGSYPLCQFQYICSCLHSGLTPHLTMVHFSSILAMRDEQSNPTPQVQKPRAKPPPIPAKKPSSVSLWSLDQPFCIELIQGSKVNADERMKLVVQAGLFHGNEMLCKTVSSSEVSVCSEPVWKQRLEFDISISDLPRMARLCFALYAVIEKAKKARSTKKKSKKADCPIAWANLMLFDYKDQLKTGERCLHMWPSVPDEKGELLNPTGTVRSNPNTDSAAALLICLPEVAPYPVYYPSLEKILELGRHSECVRVTEEELQLREILERRGCGELYEHEKDLLWKLRHEVQERFPEALARLLLVTKWNKHEDVAQMLYLLCSWPELPVLGALELLDFSFPDCHVGSFAIKSLRKLTDDELFQYLLQLVQVLKYESYLDCELTKFLLDRALANRKIGHFLFWHLRSEMHVPSVALRFGLILEAYCRGSTHHMKVLMKQGEALSKLKALNDFVKLSSQKTPKPQTKELMHLCMRQEAYLEALSHLQSPLDPSTLLAEVCVEQCTFMDSKMKPLWIMYSNEEAGSSGSVGIIFKNGDDLRQDMLTLQMIQLMDVLWKQEGLDLRMTPYGCLPTGDRTGLIEVVLRSDTIANIQLNKSNMAATAAFNKDALLNWLKSKNPGEALDRAIEEFTLSCAGYCVATYVLGIGDRHSDNIMIRESGQLFHIDFGHFLGNFKTKFGINRERVPFILTYDFVHVIQQGKTNNSEKFERFRGYCERAYTILRRHGLLFLHLFALMRAAGLPELSCSKDIQYLKDSLALGKTEEEALKHFRVKFNEALRESWKTKVNWLAHNVSKDNRQ; encoded by the exons TTGCTATGGCACCGTGCCCAGTACGAGCCGCTCTTCCACATGCTCAACGGCCCCGAGGCCTATGTGTTCACCTGCATCAACCAGACGGCCGAGCAGCAGGAGCTGGAGGATGAGCAGCGGCGGCTGTGCGACGTGCAGCCCTTCCTGCCCGTCCTGCGCCTGGTGGCCCGCGAGGGCGACCGCGTGAAGAAGCTCATCAACTCGCAGATCAGCCTCCTCATCGGCAAAG GCCTCCACGAGTTTGACTCCTTGTGCGACCCAGAAGTGAACGACTTTCGTACCAAGATGTGCCAGTTCTGCGAGGAGGCGGCTGCGCGCAGGCAGCAGCTGGGCTGGGAGGCCTGGCTGCAGTACAGCTTCCCGCTGCAGCTGGAGCCCTCGGCTCGAACCTGGGGGCCCGGCACCCTGCGGCTCCCCAACCGGGCCCTCCTGGTCAATGTCAAGTTTGAGGGCAGCGAG gAGAGCTTCACCTTCCAGGTGTCCACCAAGGATGTGCCGCTGGCGCTGATGGCCTGTGCCCTGCGGAAGAAGTCCACGGTGTTCCGGCAGCCGCTGGTGGAGCAGCCAGAAGACTACACGCTGCAGGTGAACGGCAGGCACGAGTACCTGTACGGCAGCTACCCGCTCTGCCAGTTCCAG TACATCTGCAGCTGCCTGCACAGCGGGCTGACCCCTCACCTGACCATGGTCCACTTCTCCTCCATCCTCGCCATGCGCGATGAGCAGAGCAACCCCACCCCCCAGGTCCAGAAGCCTCGCGCCAAGCCGCCTCCCATTCCTGCAAAGAAG CCCTCCTCTGTGTCcctgtggtccctggaccagccgTTCTGCATCGAGCTCATCCAGGGCAGCAAAGTGAACGCCGACGAGCGGATGAAG CTGGTGGTGCAGGCCGGGCTTTTCCACGGTAACGAGATGCTGTGCAAGACGGTGTCCAGCTCGGAGGTGAGCGTGTGCTCGGAGCCCGTGTGGAAGCAGCGGCTGGAGTTTGACATCAGCATCAGTGACCTGCCCCGCATGGCCCGTCTCTGCTTTGCCCTCTACGCTGTGATTGAGAAAGCCAAGAAGGCTCGCTCCACCAAGAAGAAGTCCAAGAAGGCG GACTGCCCCATTGCCTGGGCCAACCTCATGCTGTTTGACTATAAGGACCAGCTTAAGACCGGGGAACGCTGCCTCCACATGTGGCCCTCTGTCCCAG ATGAGAAGGGGGAGCTGCTGAACCCCACTGGCACGGTGCGCAGTAACCCCAACACAGACAGTGCCGCCGCCctgctgatctgcctgcctgaggtGGCCCCGTATCCCGTGTACTACCCGTCCCTGGAGAAG ATCTTGGAGCTGGGGCGGCACAGCGAGTGTGTGCGTGTCACGGAGGAGGAG CTGCAGCTGCGGGAAATCCTGGAGCGGCGGGGGTGTGGGGAGCTGTATGAGCACGAGAAGGACCTCCTGTGGAAGCTGCGGCATGAAGTCCAGGAGCGCTTCCCGGAGGCGCTAGCCCGGCTGCTGTTGGTCACCAAGTGGAACAAGCATGAGGATGTggcccag ATGCTGTACCTGCTGTGTTCCTGGCCAGAACTGCCTGTCCTGGGCGCCCTAGAGCTGCTGGACTTCAGCTTCCCTGATTGCCACGTGGGTTCCTTTGCCATCAAGTCCCTGCGGAAACTGAC GGACGATGAACTGTTCCAGTACCTGCTGCAGCTGGTGCAGGTGCTCAAGTACGAGTCCTACCTGGACTGCGAGCTGACCAAATTCTTGCTGGACCGGGCCCTGGCCAACCGCAAGATCGGCCACTTCCTTTTCTGGCACCTCCG CTCCGAGATGCACGTGCCATCAGTGGCCCTGCGCTTTGGCCTCATCCTGGAGGCTTACTGCAGGGGCAGCACCCACCACATGAAGGTGCTGATGAAGCAG GGGGAAGCACTGAGCAAGCTGAAGGCCCTGAATGACTTCGTCAAGCTGAGCTCTCAGAAGACCCCCAAGCCCCAGACCAAGGAGCTGATGCACCTGTGCATGCGGCAGGAGGCCTACCTGGAGGCCCTCTCCCACCTGCAGTCCCCTCTCGACCCCAGCACCCTGCTGGCTGAAGTCTG CGTGGAGCAGTGCACCTTCATGGACTCCAAGATGAAGCCGCTGTGGATCATGTATAGCAACGAGGAGGCCGGCAGCAGCGGCAGTGTGGGCATCATCTTTAAGAATGGGGACG ACCTCCGGCAGGATATGCTGACCCTGCAGATGATCCAGCTCATGGACGTCCTGTGGAAGCAGGAGGGGCTGGACCTGAG GATGACCCCCTATGGCTGCCTCCCCACCGGAGACCGCACCGGCCTCATTGAGGTGGTCCTCCGCTCAGACACCATCGCCAACATCCAACTCAACAAGAGCAACATGGCAGCCACAGCCGCCTTCAACAAGGACGCCCTGCTCAACTGGCTGAAGTCCAAGAACCCGGG GGAGGCCCTGGATCGAGCCATCGAGGAGTTCACGCTCTCCTGTGCTGGCTACTGCGTGGCCACGTACGTGCTGGGCATCGGCGATCGACACAGTGACAACATCATGATCCGAGAGAGTGGGCAG CTGTTCCACATTGATTTTGGCCACTTTCTGGGGAATTTCAAGACCAAGTTTGGAATCAACCGTGAGCGTGTCCCGTTCATCCTCACCTATGACTTTGTCCATGTGATTCAGCAGGGGAAGACTAATAATAGTGAGAAATTTGAAAG GTTCCGGGGCTACTGTGAAAGGGCTTACACCATCCTGCGGCGCCACGGGCTTCTCTTCCTCCACCTCTTTGCCCTGATGCGGGCGGCAGGCCTGCCTGAGCTCAGCTGCTCCAAAGACATTCAGTATCTCAAG GATTCCCTGGCACTGGGGAAAACAGAGGAGGAGGCGCTGAAGCACTTCCGAGTAAAGTTTAACGAGGCCCTCCGCGAGAGCTGGAAAACCAAAGTGAACTGGCTGGCCCACAACGTGTCCAAAGACAACAGGCAGTAG
- the PIK3CD gene encoding phosphatidylinositol 4,5-bisphosphate 3-kinase catalytic subunit delta isoform isoform X3 — MPPGVDCPMEFWTKEENQSVVVDFLLPTGVYLNFPVSRNANLSTIKQLLWHRAQYEPLFHMLNGPEAYVFTCINQTAEQQELEDEQRRLCDVQPFLPVLRLVAREGDRVKKLINSQISLLIGKGLHEFDSLCDPEVNDFRTKMCQFCEEAAARRQQLGWEAWLQYSFPLQLEPSARTWGPGTLRLPNRALLVNVKFEGSEESFTFQVSTKDVPLALMACALRKKSTVFRQPLVEQPEDYTLQVNGRHEYLYGSYPLCQFQYICSCLHSGLTPHLTMVHFSSILAMRDEQSNPTPQVQKPRAKPPPIPAKKPSSVSLWSLDQPFCIELIQGSKVNADERMKLVVQAGLFHGNEMLCKTVSSSEVSVCSEPVWKQRLEFDISISDLPRMARLCFALYAVIEKAKKARSTKKKSKKADCPIAWANLMLFDYKDQLKTGERCLHMWPSVPDEKGELLNPTGTVRSNPNTDSAAALLICLPEVAPYPVYYPSLEKILELGRHSECVRVTEEEQLQLREILERRGCGELYEHEKDLLWKLRHEVQERFPEALARLLLVTKWNKHEDVAQMLYLLCSWPELPVLGALELLDFSFPDCHVGSFAIKSLRKLTDDELFQYLLQLVQVLKYESYLDCELTKFLLDRALANRKIGHFLFWHLRSEMHVPSVALRFGLILEAYCRGSTHHMKVLMKQGEALSKLKALNDFVKLSSQKTPKPQTKELMHLCMRQEAYLEALSHLQSPLDPSTLLAEVCVEQCTFMDSKMKPLWIMYSNEEAGSSGSVGIIFKNGDDLRQDMLTLQMIQLMDVLWKQEGLDLRMTPYGCLPTGDRTGLIEVVLRSDTIANIQLNKSNMAATAAFNKDALLNWLKSKNPGEALDRAIEEFTLSCAGYCVATYVLGIGDRHSDNIMIRESGQLFHIDFGHFLGNFKTKFGINRERVPFILTYDFVHVIQQGKTNNSEKFERFRGYCERAYTILRRHGLLFLHLFALMRAAGLPELSCSKDIQYLKDSLALGKTEEEALKHFRVKFNEALRESWKTKVNWLAHNVSKDNRQ; from the exons TTGCTATGGCACCGTGCCCAGTACGAGCCGCTCTTCCACATGCTCAACGGCCCCGAGGCCTATGTGTTCACCTGCATCAACCAGACGGCCGAGCAGCAGGAGCTGGAGGATGAGCAGCGGCGGCTGTGCGACGTGCAGCCCTTCCTGCCCGTCCTGCGCCTGGTGGCCCGCGAGGGCGACCGCGTGAAGAAGCTCATCAACTCGCAGATCAGCCTCCTCATCGGCAAAG GCCTCCACGAGTTTGACTCCTTGTGCGACCCAGAAGTGAACGACTTTCGTACCAAGATGTGCCAGTTCTGCGAGGAGGCGGCTGCGCGCAGGCAGCAGCTGGGCTGGGAGGCCTGGCTGCAGTACAGCTTCCCGCTGCAGCTGGAGCCCTCGGCTCGAACCTGGGGGCCCGGCACCCTGCGGCTCCCCAACCGGGCCCTCCTGGTCAATGTCAAGTTTGAGGGCAGCGAG gAGAGCTTCACCTTCCAGGTGTCCACCAAGGATGTGCCGCTGGCGCTGATGGCCTGTGCCCTGCGGAAGAAGTCCACGGTGTTCCGGCAGCCGCTGGTGGAGCAGCCAGAAGACTACACGCTGCAGGTGAACGGCAGGCACGAGTACCTGTACGGCAGCTACCCGCTCTGCCAGTTCCAG TACATCTGCAGCTGCCTGCACAGCGGGCTGACCCCTCACCTGACCATGGTCCACTTCTCCTCCATCCTCGCCATGCGCGATGAGCAGAGCAACCCCACCCCCCAGGTCCAGAAGCCTCGCGCCAAGCCGCCTCCCATTCCTGCAAAGAAG CCCTCCTCTGTGTCcctgtggtccctggaccagccgTTCTGCATCGAGCTCATCCAGGGCAGCAAAGTGAACGCCGACGAGCGGATGAAG CTGGTGGTGCAGGCCGGGCTTTTCCACGGTAACGAGATGCTGTGCAAGACGGTGTCCAGCTCGGAGGTGAGCGTGTGCTCGGAGCCCGTGTGGAAGCAGCGGCTGGAGTTTGACATCAGCATCAGTGACCTGCCCCGCATGGCCCGTCTCTGCTTTGCCCTCTACGCTGTGATTGAGAAAGCCAAGAAGGCTCGCTCCACCAAGAAGAAGTCCAAGAAGGCG GACTGCCCCATTGCCTGGGCCAACCTCATGCTGTTTGACTATAAGGACCAGCTTAAGACCGGGGAACGCTGCCTCCACATGTGGCCCTCTGTCCCAG ATGAGAAGGGGGAGCTGCTGAACCCCACTGGCACGGTGCGCAGTAACCCCAACACAGACAGTGCCGCCGCCctgctgatctgcctgcctgaggtGGCCCCGTATCCCGTGTACTACCCGTCCCTGGAGAAG ATCTTGGAGCTGGGGCGGCACAGCGAGTGTGTGCGTGTCACGGAGGAGGAG CAGCTGCAGCTGCGGGAAATCCTGGAGCGGCGGGGGTGTGGGGAGCTGTATGAGCACGAGAAGGACCTCCTGTGGAAGCTGCGGCATGAAGTCCAGGAGCGCTTCCCGGAGGCGCTAGCCCGGCTGCTGTTGGTCACCAAGTGGAACAAGCATGAGGATGTggcccag ATGCTGTACCTGCTGTGTTCCTGGCCAGAACTGCCTGTCCTGGGCGCCCTAGAGCTGCTGGACTTCAGCTTCCCTGATTGCCACGTGGGTTCCTTTGCCATCAAGTCCCTGCGGAAACTGAC GGACGATGAACTGTTCCAGTACCTGCTGCAGCTGGTGCAGGTGCTCAAGTACGAGTCCTACCTGGACTGCGAGCTGACCAAATTCTTGCTGGACCGGGCCCTGGCCAACCGCAAGATCGGCCACTTCCTTTTCTGGCACCTCCG CTCCGAGATGCACGTGCCATCAGTGGCCCTGCGCTTTGGCCTCATCCTGGAGGCTTACTGCAGGGGCAGCACCCACCACATGAAGGTGCTGATGAAGCAG GGGGAAGCACTGAGCAAGCTGAAGGCCCTGAATGACTTCGTCAAGCTGAGCTCTCAGAAGACCCCCAAGCCCCAGACCAAGGAGCTGATGCACCTGTGCATGCGGCAGGAGGCCTACCTGGAGGCCCTCTCCCACCTGCAGTCCCCTCTCGACCCCAGCACCCTGCTGGCTGAAGTCTG CGTGGAGCAGTGCACCTTCATGGACTCCAAGATGAAGCCGCTGTGGATCATGTATAGCAACGAGGAGGCCGGCAGCAGCGGCAGTGTGGGCATCATCTTTAAGAATGGGGACG ACCTCCGGCAGGATATGCTGACCCTGCAGATGATCCAGCTCATGGACGTCCTGTGGAAGCAGGAGGGGCTGGACCTGAG GATGACCCCCTATGGCTGCCTCCCCACCGGAGACCGCACCGGCCTCATTGAGGTGGTCCTCCGCTCAGACACCATCGCCAACATCCAACTCAACAAGAGCAACATGGCAGCCACAGCCGCCTTCAACAAGGACGCCCTGCTCAACTGGCTGAAGTCCAAGAACCCGGG GGAGGCCCTGGATCGAGCCATCGAGGAGTTCACGCTCTCCTGTGCTGGCTACTGCGTGGCCACGTACGTGCTGGGCATCGGCGATCGACACAGTGACAACATCATGATCCGAGAGAGTGGGCAG CTGTTCCACATTGATTTTGGCCACTTTCTGGGGAATTTCAAGACCAAGTTTGGAATCAACCGTGAGCGTGTCCCGTTCATCCTCACCTATGACTTTGTCCATGTGATTCAGCAGGGGAAGACTAATAATAGTGAGAAATTTGAAAG GTTCCGGGGCTACTGTGAAAGGGCTTACACCATCCTGCGGCGCCACGGGCTTCTCTTCCTCCACCTCTTTGCCCTGATGCGGGCGGCAGGCCTGCCTGAGCTCAGCTGCTCCAAAGACATTCAGTATCTCAAG GATTCCCTGGCACTGGGGAAAACAGAGGAGGAGGCGCTGAAGCACTTCCGAGTAAAGTTTAACGAGGCCCTCCGCGAGAGCTGGAAAACCAAAGTGAACTGGCTGGCCCACAACGTGTCCAAAGACAACAGGCAGTAG